A single region of the Devosia sp. FJ2-5-3 genome encodes:
- a CDS encoding Gfo/Idh/MocA family oxidoreductase — protein MNFPFADRPIRLAMLGMVEGNGHPYSWSMIINGRYDAEALKHCPYPAIINYIGKQPPETLGIPGVEVTHVWTDNPDEAHDVAKVAKIANVVARAEDVIGHVDAVVVATDKGFEHVQRARPFVEAGLPVFIDKPLCDNRADLETFNRWVSEGKPIISSSGMRFAKEFLPYHGATHEFGALRTVFVTMAKKWETYGIHALESIYPIIGPGFVSVRNTGTYERNVVHLKHEKGIDVVITTTADQIGGSGFITLAGTEGGTTLRSQDTFTAFKAQLESYVGFLRTGTPPVPFAETRELMQLVIAGIESREAGGAEILLSSFGY, from the coding sequence ATGAATTTTCCTTTCGCCGACCGCCCCATTCGCCTCGCCATGCTGGGCATGGTCGAGGGCAATGGCCACCCCTATTCCTGGTCGATGATCATCAATGGCCGCTACGACGCGGAGGCGCTCAAGCACTGCCCCTACCCGGCGATCATCAATTATATCGGCAAGCAGCCGCCCGAGACGCTGGGCATCCCCGGCGTCGAGGTGACCCATGTCTGGACCGACAATCCCGACGAGGCCCATGACGTCGCCAAGGTTGCAAAGATCGCCAATGTGGTGGCGCGCGCCGAGGATGTAATCGGCCATGTCGATGCGGTGGTCGTCGCCACCGACAAGGGTTTTGAGCATGTCCAGCGCGCCCGACCCTTCGTCGAGGCGGGGCTCCCCGTCTTCATCGACAAGCCGCTCTGCGACAACCGCGCCGATCTCGAAACCTTCAATCGCTGGGTGTCCGAGGGCAAGCCGATCATCTCGTCTTCCGGCATGCGCTTTGCCAAGGAATTCCTGCCCTATCACGGCGCGACCCATGAATTCGGCGCCCTGCGCACCGTCTTCGTGACCATGGCCAAGAAATGGGAAACCTACGGCATCCACGCCCTGGAATCGATCTACCCCATAATCGGACCCGGCTTCGTCTCGGTGCGCAATACCGGCACCTATGAGCGCAATGTAGTCCATCTCAAGCATGAGAAGGGCATCGACGTCGTCATCACCACCACAGCCGACCAGATCGGTGGCTCGGGCTTCATCACCCTGGCCGGCACTGAAGGCGGCACCACCCTGCGCAGCCAGGACACCTTCACGGCCTTCAAGGCGCAGCTCGAAAGCTATGTCGGCTTCCTCCGCACCGGCACGCCGCCCGTGCCCTTCGCCGAGACACGCGAACTGATGCAACTCGTCATCGCCGGCATCGAGAGCCGCGAAGCCGGTGGCGCCGAAATTCTTCTCTCCAGCTTCGGATATTAA
- a CDS encoding SDR family oxidoreductase — MGVLDTFSLKGKVALVTGGAGLYGRQIVAALAQAGAKTYIASRNLEALEAVAAEERAAGNDVVALSLDLNSDQSIEELHRTIIAQSGRCDVLVNNAVIRSAMSGWDHDLEAYDKSLRINASALFKITSLFGKSMAANKSGSIINIGSMMGSVGLEMGNYIGTDMMPDPSPIYHYEKGGMLNFTRWAASILGPDNVRVNCLAPGGYFNGQPAAFVKNYSDRTQLGRMANDTDMMGAIVFLASDASAYITGTNIPVDGGYTAK; from the coding sequence ATGGGCGTTCTCGACACATTTTCCCTCAAGGGCAAAGTCGCCCTCGTCACCGGCGGTGCTGGCCTCTACGGCCGCCAGATCGTCGCCGCGCTCGCCCAGGCTGGCGCAAAGACCTATATCGCCTCGCGTAATCTCGAAGCGCTCGAGGCGGTAGCTGCCGAAGAACGCGCAGCCGGTAATGACGTCGTCGCGCTCTCGCTCGATCTCAATTCCGACCAGTCCATCGAAGAGCTGCACCGCACCATCATCGCGCAGTCCGGTCGCTGCGATGTGCTCGTCAACAATGCCGTCATCCGCTCGGCCATGTCGGGCTGGGACCATGACCTCGAAGCCTATGACAAGAGCCTGCGCATCAACGCCTCGGCGCTGTTCAAGATCACCTCGCTGTTCGGCAAGTCGATGGCGGCCAACAAGTCCGGTTCGATCATCAATATCGGCTCGATGATGGGCTCGGTCGGCCTCGAAATGGGCAATTATATCGGCACCGACATGATGCCCGATCCCTCCCCGATCTATCACTACGAAAAGGGCGGCATGCTCAATTTCACGCGCTGGGCGGCGAGCATCCTCGGCCCCGACAATGTGCGGGTGAATTGCCTCGCGCCGGGTGGCTATTTCAACGGGCAGCCCGCTGCCTTCGTGAAGAATTATTCCGACCGCACGCAATTGGGCCGCATGGCCAATGACACCGACATGATGGGCGCCATCGTGTTCCTCGCTTCCGATGCCTCAGCCTATATCACCGGCACCAATATCCCGGTCGATGGCGGCTACACAGCAAAGTAA
- a CDS encoding aldolase/citrate lyase family protein, whose product MSEKQQYTAGPATQHRMRPSRVLRTIASGGVAKVLKLNTYDAKVAEIFASAQPDALWLCQEHTSSSIEAIEHQIRAAKIYDVDTLVRVARGSYSDYIRPLEADATGLIVPHVMGAADARAVRDMTKFAPLGRRAVDGGNNDGLFTRVGFLDYLEAANKERFVCHQIEDPEALDEIEAIAELDGVDCLFFGPGDYSVRLGIPGQIQAPEIIKVRERVAEVARRHGKIAATVAGKANVKDYVSMGYNLLSVGADVVALASYADDMLSAFDAI is encoded by the coding sequence ATGTCCGAAAAGCAGCAATATACCGCCGGTCCCGCCACCCAGCACCGCATGCGCCCCAGCCGGGTGCTGCGCACCATCGCCAGCGGTGGCGTCGCCAAGGTGCTCAAGCTCAACACCTATGATGCCAAGGTCGCCGAGATTTTCGCCTCGGCCCAGCCCGACGCGCTGTGGCTCTGCCAGGAGCACACCTCTTCGAGCATCGAGGCCATCGAGCACCAGATCCGCGCTGCCAAGATCTATGACGTCGACACATTGGTCCGCGTCGCGCGCGGCTCCTATTCCGACTATATCCGCCCGCTCGAAGCCGATGCCACAGGGCTCATCGTACCCCATGTCATGGGTGCTGCTGATGCGCGTGCCGTGCGCGACATGACCAAGTTCGCCCCGCTCGGCCGCCGCGCCGTCGATGGCGGCAATAATGATGGTCTGTTCACCCGCGTCGGCTTCCTCGACTATCTCGAGGCCGCCAACAAGGAACGCTTCGTCTGCCATCAGATCGAAGACCCCGAGGCGCTCGACGAAATCGAAGCCATCGCCGAACTCGATGGCGTCGATTGCCTGTTCTTCGGCCCCGGCGACTATTCGGTGCGCCTCGGCATCCCCGGCCAGATCCAGGCACCGGAAATCATCAAGGTGCGCGAGCGCGTCGCCGAAGTGGCCCGCCGTCATGGCAAGATCGCCGCCACCGTCGCCGGCAAGGCCAATGTGAAGGACTATGTGTCGATGGGCTATAATCTGCTCAGCGTCGGCGCCGATGTCGTTGCCCTTGCCAGCTATGCAGACGATATGCTCTCCGCGTTTGACGCCATCTAG